Genomic DNA from Candidatus Nitrosopumilus koreensis AR1:
AATCATTTTTTGCTAGATGTTCGGAATTGCAAAGATTAGAAATTGTTTCTTCAGATAATCCATCTCTAGTTAAAACATTGTCCGTGTACTGCATCATTACACCTTTAACACACAAAATGTTTTGATACAAAGATAATTCATGACAGGATGCTAGCGAAGAATCCAAATCATCGCCAAAGTAATGAACAAAACCATGACCCAATCCATGAACACAGTCTTGGTAGTTGGAAGAGCCAATCAAGTCATCACAAATAGTTTTGTATGAATTTGGAAATGGCTTGTCCAATTCACCAATATTGTGGAAGTAAGATGCCAAAACTCCGTGGAAATATCCACCTCGGCACATAGTACCATCCATCCCCTGAAGACTTTTTGATACATCTCCTGTTTCTTCATAAGCCACATGACCAATCTCATGAGATACGAAATGACAGTCGTCCATGGTGCCCATCTTGGATAATGCTATAGATAATTCAAGTGCATCAGCATTATTTTTCTCAGATTCGGCGAGTCTGCCAAAAAATTCAGAATAACAAACAAGACGTAGTGTACCGTCATTCATGTCAGCACAAGTGCGAATATCTTGGAAGTATTTTGTAGCCAAAGATTCTGAGGGCAACACAGGAACATAGTCATCAATATCTAAAATTCCATCGTTGTCATCATCTGGATCTTGATTTGAACCTATTCCATCAAAATCAAAATCTGCCCAATCTATCGGATCTGTATCAAACTGGTCAAGAGAGTCAGATACACCATCGTTGTCATCATCTGTATCTTTGTTATCACCTATAAAATCAAAATCAGAGTCTGCCCAGTCAGATGGATCTGTATCAAACAAATCAACATCATCATTAAACCCATCATTATCATCATCTAAATCACATACATCTCCTAGGTTGTCTGAGTCAAAGTCTGCCTGGTCAAAATTACTATCTGTCGGACAATTATCAATAGAGTCAATCACCCCATCATTGTCAAAATCGGCAAAAGAAACAGTTCCATTCCATGCCAAAAAGGACACAGTCAGACTAACAGTCAACAAAACAAGCATCAGTTTCATTTTTTTAGTTATTAGTGAAGACACAACAGTATTTTTCAAAATACATTTTATGGTATTTTAACTCATCTACTAAATTATTTGATCTATGGTATAACCCACCAATTACTGTTTTAGATTATCTATGTAAATAAAAAAGAACCAGTCATTACGAAGTGTAATAGAAAACAGGTTCTTTAGTTAATTTGATTTTCATCATTACAGGATTATTTTTTCTTTTTATCCAAGGTGTGGCCCTCCAATGCTTGATTCCAATGAATGTATTTTTACTGTTGAATAGTTATTGTCACCCTGTACGAAATCAACTAGTTAACTTGCTACTGACAGAAATCAAAAATATTTTTTCTTAATACCACGATCAGTATTTCTGGTTAATTAGTAATTAAGGAGGTGCAAAAATGTCAAGACCAAAACGTACTGCAGAAGATTATGATGATTTTGATGATGACGATGATGATTTTGATGATGACTATTACTAGTCTAGTTAAATGTCACCAATGTCTATGAGATAGACAGGGCAGGTCACATGTTCTACAATTTTCCTTGAAACGCTTCCAAGACTAAGTAGTTTCTTTAATCCTTTTAACTTTCTTCGTTTTGCCATAACGATCAAATCAACGTCTCTTTCTAAGACAATTCTCAGGATTTCTTCAGCAGCGTCTCCTTCTACTACTTTAACCTCTATGATAGTCTCGGTTCCCAATTCCTCAATTTTGTCGGCAAGAACTTTTTCCATTGATTGTTTTATTGTCTTGTTTGCATCGTCTATGTTATTCACAAGTTTTTCTCTTTCTGACTGTGATAATGCAAAGCTTGGGGGAATCGGAATACTTTCAACCACATGTAATACGATAATTTTTGCAGAATCTGTTTTTGCAAGATGCATAGCATGTCTTAATGACTCATCTCCTGCAGGGGTTCCACCGTGAGGGACTAGAATGGTCTTGTACATGTACTCAATTCAACTCCTCGTAATTGGTCTCTATTTGTTCAAAGCTTGTACCTTTGCATTGAGGACATTCCGAAATATGTGATACACCTGCCTTTTTTGAAAAAACATTTCCGCAGTTTTTGCATACTCGTAATTCTTCAATTATAACCATATTTGGATACTCTCTGTTGTCTGTTTTAAAATTTTGCAAATTCTCATTCATGATGGAACATCGCAAATCCAAGTCGATTAGATTGTTATTTGTGAGATTATAGTTAAGATTCTAAAACAAATTGTACCTAGAACAAAGATTTTGCTTTTGTCAACTCCATCTTAATAGAGTCAATTTTTGCATCAATCATATCAGACGCATCACCATTTTTTATCATGTTTCGAAGATCTACACGTAACATCAATTCTATTTTCTCCATCAGAGGGCGGTCTTTTTGTGCAATAGCACTTTCAACATACTCATAATTTTCTAAGTATGCATTTGTTGCAAGTGAGAAGGCAGTGTCCTTTTCACCATTTCTATAATTTATTGACACATCATCTAGGATTTTTTCTATATTATTGATTATGTCTAGCACCTGACTTTGTTCGGTAATTGAAGTGCCCATCATGTTTCCCATCATTCCAGAGCCCATCATATGACTGTCCATCATCATATCTAGCATCCGTTGTTGGTATTGAGGATCATTCATCATGGTGTTCATCATTGGTTGCATCATCATGTTCATGTGTTGTTGGTTATTCATCATCATGTTGTGCATCTGTGTCATAGCTTGCGGATCATTCATCATAGTACTCATCCATTGATTCATAGCATCAGGGTTATTCATCATGGTTTGATGCCATTGGTTCATCATATTAGGATCATTCATCATTTGTTGCATTTGTTGAGGTGTCATTTGCATGAAATTATTTTGAGGTGTTGAGGTTTGCATCATGGCATAACCTATACCAATTCCAGCAAAGAATACTCCTACTGCAATTCCAATCATCACGTATTGGCTAACCATGTTTGAATTTCGTCAATGTCAGATATATGTTATTATCCAAAACTCATGTCTGATTATCAATTTGGATTATGGTGAATCTTTAGTTTGATTCTTAGTTTATCTTGATTCAATAAAAATTACATCAACAAGATCATTATTGCTTCTTTTAGTTACAGTATCCCTACTTGCATTGTGGAAATTTTGCAGATGTGCTTTTCTTGTTTTAATTCCATATTCTCGACATAATCTGCAAAAATAGGTCACTTGTCTTTGAGATTTTGGCATCACGTGGTTTTCACATTCTAAAATTGCAGTTTGCATAAGAGAAAACAGAAGAGCAGATATTTTAATATTGTCATATTTATGACATATTGTCAAGTATGTAGAAAATATGCAAAATCTTTATATTTTGTAATCACCATTACACTAATTTGGTGATTAAAAGATGTTTGATGACCAATTCGAAAGAACATTTCGAAGATTGTCGAGTCCCTTTTTTTCAATGGGAGATATCTTCGAAAGCCCAAATGATAGAACAGTCCAGACTTTTGGACCATACTACTACGGTTATGTAAAGACTGTAGGGGAAGATGGCATTCCTCATGTAACTGAATGGGGCAATGCAAAACCAGCTAATTCTCTTGCAGATACTACTGTAAGAGATCCATACGTTGATGTTTCAGTCAATGAACAAGAACGTACTCTCAAGATTGTTTCAGAGATGCCAGGAATTGAAAAGTCTGACATCAAACTCAATGTGTCAGATAAACAAGTATTACTTTCAGCCCAACACGGTGAAAGAAAATATGAAAAGAAAATTCCACTACCATCAAAAGTAGATGAAAACTCTGCAAAAGCCAAATACACAAACGGAGTCTTGGAACTGACAATACATCTTGCCAAGGAAAAACCTCAAGGCAAGTTAGTGTCAGTTGAATGATCTGGAGGTAAAAAAGATGGATTGTAATTCATCCCTAAAACAGGTCAAAGACTCTATCAAATCTTCTGTGGAAAAGGTTTCTTCATATCCTGAGGAAATCATTTCCAAATGGAAGTTTGGTAGGAGAAATTTTCCCTGAGGTGAGAAAAAATGCCAGACACTTTGTGTAGACAATGTGGTGGAGAACTGGATACAGAAAGACAATGCATGCATTGTCATCAACCAGTTCAGCTAGTTTGTACAAAATGTTTGCAGCCCACAGAAGAGAGATTTCACAGTAAATGCATGTACAGTGAGGAGATACTATGTCACACAGTCGCAGCACTTGCATAAGTCATAGATCACCTAGTTTGAACATGTGGAGAGTCCCTTCCTCTCCATATGTTTCAACTTTTGTTGGTCTATGTCATAGATGTTGGTCAAGCAATGTACCAATAACCTTGACTGAATCCTGTGATATATTGTGCAGTAAATGTATCGGAGAGAACTCTAAATGATAAAACAGAGTGCCAGAACGAGCATTGACTGCAAACACTCTATTTTATTAAAAAACTATCAATCAAACAAATACTACTGCATAAAATGTGACATACAATTTAACCTAAAAGAGGAAAAATAAGCCATCCAAGATATTAAGAAGTCAAAATGAATCACTTTCTAACTTGTGATCAGACACAAATCTATAGAGTTTGAATCTAAGTTATCTTGATTCAATAAAAATCACATCAAAATGAGAATTAAAAAAGAAGGATGCCAAATATTTGTGCAATTATTGCTGCGACAACCAAAATTAAAATTTTTATTCCTAATTTCATGTTAAATCATAAATCCATTAGTTAATGTTTCAAGATTCTTGTTCTTTGATAACATTTAATGTCATACTTGAAACAATATGAGGTATTTTTCTAATTGCTTTGGTAATAACATTGTCTAGTATTTCATCACTAGACGATTCAACAATACAAATAACATCATACAGTCCAAAAACAACATCAGCTTCTTTTACTTCAGGAATATGGCTCAGATCTTTCAGTATTGGATATTCTTCTCCTTTTTCACAATGAATAACGACGTAAGCTTTGACAATATTTTGTCCAAGCATTGCTCCAATTAGTTTATCAGATGGTTGAAACAGTTCTCCTGATTCTGAACGAATTAAGGTCATGGTAGAACGAATTTTTGGCATTTTACGAATTTGTTTAGTAACTACTTGTTGAATTTTCTCTTCAGAGTCCAATTCAATTTGTGCAACAATGTCATAAAGGCCAAATGTACCATGAACACCTTTTATCCCTTCCATGTTTTTTAGGGATGAAATGATCTCTTTTTCTGAGCCCAAATTACAATTCATTAAGACATACGCTTTTGCCATTTCTATGAATCTCCTTTCAAAATCAAAAAAACATCAAAAATTATATAATTTTGATCCATCATATTACTCCGACAGGGATAAAGAGAGATTTCAAAGTGACATGTACAATCAATGTTTCAAATTCCATTTAAGATACAGCAATTATAAAGGAAATTCTTTACTTTAACAAAACTGAACATTGTTAAGTATGCCATAAATAGAAAACAAAAAACAGGTATGTTTTGATGAAATTCTTACATCAAAATGAATAAAACATCAGCATTCCAGATTATTTTGTAACCATTACCAATGTTGCAATTATACCAAGTATTGCAATGAAAATCAATGTGTTTCGTATGTAGGATTTTCTCATTAATGTTATTTTTCACGCTTTGGCTTTGAATGAGCCTTTATCATGTGTTTTTTTGTTCTTTCTGGATCGGTAAATTCCATATCGCAAATGGTGCATTTGTTAGAAAACGTTGTTTCTCTTTTCAGGATACTTTTTAGCTTATTTTTGTTAAAGGGTAATCGAGATTTCATAACAAATACAGAAATCAGAGATTATAAGGCATTGCTTAACATTGTTAATTATAACTACTAGGAACAATAGTTAAAGTGTCATTTATTCAATAGTACATAGTGGCCGAGCCAAAAAAATATAGAGATAGAATCTATATTGTAAAAGACATTATTCTTACACTTTCAGAATATGGGGAGTTGAATCAAACTGCATTGTTTAGTTTTTGTGGATTAAATATTTCAAAGCATAAACAAATTTTAGATAATCTAGAACAAAATGACATCATTCAACGAACAGAGAAAGTAGAAGGAAAAAGAGCTGTTACGATTTTTAAGGTCACTCCAAAAGGAATGAATTTTTGCCATGAAATATTGGAACCATATGAAAAACTATTTCCAAGAAGTGGTAAATCCTCGGATTCATTAAATTTTGGATGCTTATTCTTCGTCTAGGTGATATTTTGAGGAGATGGCCTTATCCAAGTTTTCTCTTTTTTCCAGATAATTACAATATCGTTTGTTCCAGGAACTAAGAGATTTGAATTGCCGTATACCTGCAGATAACCAAACACCAGATGTGACCAGAACGACGGTTAACAAAATTATCAGCAATAATGCAAAATCATACTCACTTTCAACCAAATGCAGGAATTTTGGATGAGTGACAAGATATAATGAAATTCCTATTGCAAGAGGGGCTAAAATCAGAGCAGATAATGAAACACCAAGCATTAAATTTTTGAGTTGTTGAATTTTTTCAATAAAAAGATCCATAGAACTTAAAATATCGTTTCCAAAATCAGACAAACTTGTATACCTCTAATGAACCAAAATTATTTCTTTTAATATATTTTTGATGAATTTTAATTGAGATATCAAAAATGTTTTGATTTTTCACTGTTTCTGTTGTGTATGTGTAGTATTTAGGAAATACTTAACAATGTTAATTTAATTTTATTAGAAATTCATCATAATTGATTTTATGACTGAGGATAATGATTTAGAGGAAGAAAATCTTGCAACCAAGAAAAATAAAGACTGGTGGAGATTAGAAAAATTTCAGATAGGTAGGAAAAGGTTTTCATAAACATGGCATTTTCATGTAAAGGCATATGCGACTCATTAATGGAAGAACCAGTTCCCAGCGGTTTACGCTACAAACTCGGGCAGAAGAGATGCACATTATGTGGTATTTTTGTTAAAACTACGAATCTAAGATGTCCTTGTTGTAATGCTCGCTTACGAACAAGATCAAGAAACAAAAAACATTCTAGAAAGCGTATCCATTAACATTGTTAAGCATTTCCTAAATATCAAAAAAATGAATCATAATTAATGCAGAGCAAACTACTCCAAAAAGGAAATAATGACAACTGTTGTTCTATCCTAGTTTTCATTTACTGCCATTAGACACGGTAATTTCCTTTTTGCTCCTGCAGTACCATTTATCTAAATTCGGGTTAACAATGTTAACTGAAGTATATTACATACAAATCTGATAAAAATACAAAATGGTAAAACTCAAGTGTGTTGATTATGGATTTGAATGTGATTTTGTAGCAGAGGGAGAGATGCAACAAGTAATTGATGAATTTGGACATCATACTGATGAAGAACACGGAATTGATTATTCCAAAGAAGCTTTGATGCAATTTATCTTGAGAAAAACCACGTAACACAAATCAAGGATGAATTTAATGATTGAATTTTTTGACCATAATCTAGTATTACAGTTCCTAGATTCTGTTTTTCTTCAAGGAGATGGAGGCATATTTGGATTTATGGGTAAAGGTCGAGATGCATTAGGTAGTGATGATCCCATAGTAAAGGGGCTTATTCCAACATTATTTGGAGTGACTTTATTTGGAATTTTATTGAATTTCTTCAATTCTGCAGTTAGAAAGAAGATGGTTGATCAAACAAAACTAAAACGAATAATGAAGGAGACTCGTAGATGGCAAAAAGAAAGAATGGCTGCAATGCGAGCAAAAGATACTGCAAAAACAGCTGAACTAAACAAGAAATCTGCATACATGAACAAGATGTCAATGGAGATGATGCAGATGAATATGAGACCGATGATGATTACGTTCGTTCCTTTGATTTTGATTTTTTATTTGGTTTTGCCTCAATTATTTGCCCACACAGTTGCATTAAGTCCAATACCACTAAATGTGATTCCAGGTGATTTTTTTCACCTAACATGTACTGCTGAACAAGTAGCAGATCCAGACAATGTCTGCACCCAAGAAAATGCGTTATATCTTTGGGCATGGTATTTCCTTTCATCCATTGCATTTAGTGGAATAATTATGAAATTAACCAAAACATCAATGGGGGCAGATTAAAAATCTGAATCAAGTTCATAAACTTAAAAAAGATTAATTATTATTTCTAAATGACCATTTTGTTTCTTCATGAGGCCTTACAAATTTTTCAGGAGAAACTTTACTATGATCACTTTTGATATGAGACATGTAATTTACAAGTGATGAGAAATTCTGATTGCATATTGGGCAGACTTTTGTAAATCCCATAAGCATTATTGGAAAATATTTCTTTTAGAAGTTCCTTAACAATGTTAATTATCACATACATTTAGAAAAATTATTTCAACAGTATACTGCTTATGTTTTTCCAAACTCACTAATTCAACAATTAGCCAGTTAAATGAGCAAAAATGTCTACTTTGTAAACTATAAACCAACCCCAAATACTAAGTTAAAATTCTCTTGAGTGGGGCATCACATTCCACGCACTCGAAGAGGTGCTTCCGCAGAAAACTCGATAATCAAATTACTCCAAAGTTGTTAAAAAGTATTCCTGATAATTGATTTGAGATTTTTATTGAGCAAAAATAGCATGAAAAAATATGAAAACAATTGCTGTAATCATAGCCATAATAATAGCATTCAGTCTGACATTATATCCATCTGCATATGCAGAGCCCTCTGTGGAGATAATTATGGAAAAAACAACTTACAGTTATTGTGAAAAATTATTCTATACAATCAATGTTTCAGAGATCACAGGAAATCCTGCAATTATTCACATCCGAGATGAAACAGGAAAAGGCAGTAGTGCAATACCTATTCCAATAACAGATTTACAAAATCCAGTACCATCACGTGTTGCTTTTGAAAAAGAAATTTTTCCATTAGGAAAATATTTCATTGATGTAGAATATGAAGGAGTTCAAACCACAGCAGAGTTTGAATTAGTTGATTCAAACAAACCATGTATCCCAGAATTGATTAAACCAATAATGGCAAATTGGCTTTCAGGTAATATTTCTGATGGATTTTTAATTGACGCTTTTCAAAAATATGTTGACAGTCAAATAATAGACATACCTTTTGAAATTAACGAAACAAATGTTTATGACATCACTATTCCAGAATGGGTAAAAAATGTAGGATATTGGTGGATTGAAGGGGTGATATCAGATGATGATTTTGGACAAGCGGTAAATTACCTAATTGAGAAAAATATAATCAAAAATACAAGTCAGGCAGAAAACGAATTATGAACAAGTATTCAATCATCACAGTTATTGCAATCATAGTTATTGTTATTCCATTTGCACATTCTGGGTTAAGTATAGCAGGGATGCAGCAACTGGAATACAGATGGAATGGTCCTGGTGAATTTACTTTTTTTGCAATGTCAAATTCAGGAGATGTTGAATTTTGTAATACATTACCAATTTGGATGAGTTTTCAGAAATTTGAAATTGCAACATTTTATGAAAAAAATCATCTAGGATCATTTGTAGTAGGGCCAACCACCATCAACCCATTATCAGCAACAGTCAATGAGGGTGTTTTTACATCAGAAGAAATTACAGCAGCTCAACATAATTTTATGACATTTGATTTTGAATTTGATGGGGGAGATATCAGACTAGATCCTAATCAATTCATAGTTGTGATCAGTTCAGAGACACCAATAATAGGAATAATCCCATATTCATCAACAACTCAGATTACAGGTTATGATTTTGATCAAAAGATGAATGTTAATGATTTGACTTGTAACTAGTCGCTACTTTTACTGGCTTTGGACATTAATGCCAATATTATTGCCACTGCTCCAGTAATGATAAACGCGGCCATAACTCCATATCCTAATTCTTTACCAAGTCCTTTGAAGGAAGTTTCTTTAGGAACAGATGTTTTAGGTTCAACCACACACATTCCATCTTTTAGAACAGTTCCAGAACCGCATCTTTCATCTAAAACACATACACCGTCTTTTAGAATAGTTCCTTCTCCACATTCTGTTGTTTCTTTAGGAGTATCCACAGGTGTTTCTACAGGGGTTTCAACAGTAGATTCAGACTGTTCTTCTTCAATTTCTGCAATTAGTTTATCTAATTCAGATTTTGAAATATCTAGTGCTTCATGAAAAGTATAGTCTGAATAATTATCTTCAAACCATTTTTTGTAAGAGGGTTCAGTGACATATCTTTCAACATAATATTTTGTATCTTTAGAAGAATCTACAAAAGATGCGGGAATTTGTTTTTCAGTTGTTTCATCTACCATAGATTCATCATCAGATGATTCATCCAGAGTTTGGCCAAATACAGTTCCAATTATTTCTAAATCTTCAGAACCAGCAGGTATTTTGATGTTTAAAGTTCTACTTTGAGCAGTGGTGGTTTCTGAAAAATCAGCTTCTAAACCATCAACTATAACGAAAAATGGATCATCTTCACCATCATAAATTGAATCAAAAAATGTACGTTCAAAAATTATATTTAATTCTCCAGAGTCACCAATTACATTAATTCCAAAAAGCAGTTCTGCAGAATCAGATAAAGTTTCGGCAGTAACACTAGTAATTTCAACTTGTTTAGCAGTATATTCAAAATCATAAGGCGTGCCATCAACATCAACTGACATTGTTTCAGCATACACAAATGCTGATGAGATAATTGTAAAGAAGATCAATCCAAGAGATATTTTTAACAAAGAATTTCCATTTGGCAAATGTCTTAGTCGTTCAGATTGAAATTGTCTCATGCTAGTGTTATTCAATACGATTAACGTCCTCCAAATAGATGTTAAAAACAAAGAGACGACAATAAATCACGTAAAAGTCAATTTTTTTGCTTATTTTTAAAGTTCAGGCAGAAATTCTTCTAGATTACGCCTCTCAAAATCTGAACAATCTTCTCAGCAATTACATTTGCAGCCAAAGATTGCGCTTCTTTTGTTTGAGCGCCAATATGAGGAGTTAAGATTACATTGTCAAGTTCTGCTAGCTTTGTTCCAATAGCAGGTTCTTTTTCAAATACATCTAAAGCTGCACCACCCAGAGTACCATTTTTGAGAGCATCATAAAGTGCATCCTCATCAACCACACCACCTCTAGAAGTATTGATAATTTTTGCAGTATTTTTCATAGTAGACATTTTTTGTGCATCCAATAGATGATAAGTTGAATCTAATAATGGAACATGAATAGAGATGTAATCAGAGCTTTGAAGCAATGTATTCAAATCTGCTTTCATCAAACCAACTTCTTTTGAAAATTCTTCATCGATTGGAACCACATCATATCCGATAATGTTCATGTTTAGTGCATGTGCAAGTCTACCTAATCTTTTTCCAATATTTCCTAGTCCAATAATTCCAAGATATTTTCCCCTAAGTTCCGTTCCTTTCAATTCTTTTTTGAGCCATTGTTCATTTCTAATTCCTCTATCACCACGTGTGGTTTGTCTTGCAAGAGATAACATTAAGCCTAAAACTAATTCAGCAACGGCATTCATTGCGCCTTCAACGGCATTAATTACTCGAATATTTTTTGCTTTTGCAGCTTCTTGATCAACATTATCTAGTCCAACACCTACACGAGCAATAATTTTACAATTATCAGCTTTATCGATCATGTCTTTTGTAATTGTAGTTCTACTTCTAACAATTACAATATTGTAGTTAGCAATTTTTTCTAAAATTTGTTCAGGGGTAATTTCTGGTTCATATGATACTTTCAGACCATTATCTTCTAAAATTTTATTTAAAATTGGATCTACTTCATCACAAATTAGTACAGAATCATCAAATCCCATGAAATAAGAAATAGAGCTACGGAATATAATTCATTCAAAATAATAAAAAGAAAAAGATGTTATGTTATCAAGAAGTTAGCATTTCGGCTACTACAGGAATTACTTCCCATAATGCGACATAATCGCCACTTGCTTGCATTTCAGAAGCTACTTCATCAGTGTATAAACCGTGAATGTTTAGTGCAGGATGAGCAATACTGTTTGCTCCCATTGGTGGGACAGCATCACTTGGATTGCCTAAAGCGTATGCATAAGATGCTACTGGTGCTGGAATAACTCCTTTCTCAACGAGAACTGGGTTCAAGCCGAATGGGTCACCTGCTACAAAGACTGTAGCTGCGCCAGTGTAAATTGCTGCATAGTCATGGTTTACTGCTGCATATGCACCTGGTTCATCAAAGACCAAGTCAACAATCATGTTCTGTGAGCCACCGAGTAACCATGTTTCAGTTGCTGCGGATTGGACTCTATTGCCTTGGACAACTCTATCCAAAATTTCTCCAACAATGTGGAAGAATAGTGGTTCGTTACCATGGTTTTCAATAAAGAGTCTCACGTGTTGATCATTTTCAACAAACAAGAGTTGTGATTGGTATTGCTTGTGTTCAAGTCCATTCCATGGTTGTGCAACAAAGATGTTCTTGTTTACATCGCCATTGACGAGTAAGTTATGAGCCATGTTTGGTACATAACCAAATTGCATTCCGTTAACAACTGTTGCAGTGTTATGATGTTGGAACATTGCTCCTGCATCATAGTTGCCTTCAGGTGTAAGGTACAATTGATTGTATTGGAGTTGGAACTCTAATGCATCTGCATCATAGAATTTTCTGTCAATTTCGCCACTTCCACTGGTTTTCTCAACCATTAATTTCTTGTATCCATCAGCTGGATCAACAATTGCAATTCCGTACATGCCGGAAAGTACATGTTGGTCCATACCAATTAGTTTGACACCAGAACAATGGTATTTGAAAACACCAGCAGCTTCAGCGATGTAACAGTACTGACTTGTTTCACCAGGATTAACTGATTCAAAGTTTCCTGCTGACATTTGTGATGCGTGCATGTCGTTACCGTGTCCAGTAACTTCATCATCTGGAATTGTAAGTGTCATTTTTACAACATCGCCTTGTGTGACTCTAAGTGTTGGTCCTGGGACTTGTCCACTAAAGGTCATGGCATTGTAAGTTTTTCCTCCCATAATTGGAAGTTCAACACTTTCACCAGTCAAGTTAAACTCAACTACTGTTCTACCAGAATTTTCTAGAACACCACAATCAGTTTCTGCGAATGCTTGAGGCATTACAAGCTGCAAACCGCCCATTTGATGGATTTTCTCAATTACATCGATATCCATTTTTTCCATATCGAGTGATTGCCCACCAATTTGGGTTTGTGTGTATGTGCTTCCGAATAAGGTTGCGCCCATTACAGCTACTGCTGCAATTGTAAAGAGCATACTAACACGCTTATTCATTATCAGCGTTGGTCTCTGAATCCTATATAATAATTCCCATTATGGATATATGAT
This window encodes:
- a CDS encoding DUF106 domain-containing protein — protein: MIEFFDHNLVLQFLDSVFLQGDGGIFGFMGKGRDALGSDDPIVKGLIPTLFGVTLFGILLNFFNSAVRKKMVDQTKLKRIMKETRRWQKERMAAMRAKDTAKTAELNKKSAYMNKMSMEMMQMNMRPMMITFVPLILIFYLVLPQLFAHTVALSPIPLNVIPGDFFHLTCTAEQVADPDNVCTQENALYLWAWYFLSSIAFSGIIMKLTKTSMGAD
- a CDS encoding universal stress protein, translating into MYKTILVPHGGTPAGDESLRHAMHLAKTDSAKIIVLHVVESIPIPPSFALSQSEREKLVNNIDDANKTIKQSMEKVLADKIEELGTETIIEVKVVEGDAAEEILRIVLERDVDLIVMAKRRKLKGLKKLLSLGSVSRKIVEHVTCPVYLIDIGDI
- a CDS encoding thrombospondin type 3 repeat-containing protein, which gives rise to MTVSLTVSFLAWNGTVSFADFDNDGVIDSIDNCPTDSNFDQADFDSDNLGDVCDLDDDNDGFNDDVDLFDTDPSDWADSDFDFIGDNKDTDDDNDGVSDSLDQFDTDPIDWADFDFDGIGSNQDPDDDNDGILDIDDYVPVLPSESLATKYFQDIRTCADMNDGTLRLVCYSEFFGRLAESEKNNADALELSIALSKMGTMDDCHFVSHEIGHVAYEETGDVSKSLQGMDGTMCRGGYFHGVLASYFHNIGELDKPFPNSYKTICDDLIGSSNYQDCVHGLGHGFVHYFGDDLDSSLASCHELSLYQNILCVKGVMMQYTDNVLTRDGLSEETISNLCNSEHLAKNDYLECSMSTGTTLAFFTNHDFQKGQELCDVIVDDVSRNYCVEGLRLEIQDSEKYEVSPLTEDIREKYQPQWIGDNIVDIRTPSTISNFNYQSEIGMITFSFDKPEYVILLIPNNLLLPENYAVSVNGILINDLVVEPNFMGEDVVMIQFVPTSSGTAMIAPVS
- a CDS encoding DUF1059 domain-containing protein, producing the protein MVKLKCVDYGFECDFVAEGEMQQVIDEFGHHTDEEHGIDYSKEALMQFILRKTT
- the hsp20 gene encoding archaeal heat shock protein Hsp20, which translates into the protein MGDIFESPNDRTVQTFGPYYYGYVKTVGEDGIPHVTEWGNAKPANSLADTTVRDPYVDVSVNEQERTLKIVSEMPGIEKSDIKLNVSDKQVLLSAQHGERKYEKKIPLPSKVDENSAKAKYTNGVLELTIHLAKEKPQGKLVSVE
- a CDS encoding D-2-hydroxyacid dehydrogenase, producing MGFDDSVLICDEVDPILNKILEDNGLKVSYEPEITPEQILEKIANYNIVIVRSRTTITKDMIDKADNCKIIARVGVGLDNVDQEAAKAKNIRVINAVEGAMNAVAELVLGLMLSLARQTTRGDRGIRNEQWLKKELKGTELRGKYLGIIGLGNIGKRLGRLAHALNMNIIGYDVVPIDEEFSKEVGLMKADLNTLLQSSDYISIHVPLLDSTYHLLDAQKMSTMKNTAKIINTSRGGVVDEDALYDALKNGTLGGAALDVFEKEPAIGTKLAELDNVILTPHIGAQTKEAQSLAANVIAEKIVQILRGVI
- a CDS encoding winged helix-turn-helix domain-containing protein; protein product: MAEPKKYRDRIYIVKDIILTLSEYGELNQTALFSFCGLNISKHKQILDNLEQNDIIQRTEKVEGKRAVTIFKVTPKGMNFCHEILEPYEKLFPRSGKSSDSLNFGCLFFV
- a CDS encoding Lrp/AsnC ligand binding domain-containing protein, with protein sequence MAKAYVLMNCNLGSEKEIISSLKNMEGIKGVHGTFGLYDIVAQIELDSEEKIQQVVTKQIRKMPKIRSTMTLIRSESGELFQPSDKLIGAMLGQNIVKAYVVIHCEKGEEYPILKDLSHIPEVKEADVVFGLYDVICIVESSSDEILDNVITKAIRKIPHIVSSMTLNVIKEQES